One Thermococcus eurythermalis DNA segment encodes these proteins:
- the mfnA gene encoding tyrosine decarboxylase MfnA yields MFPERGAGEEEVLSELRRKTAEDLTFDSGRILGSMCTYPHPFAIKVITEFIDRNLGDPGLHVGSRKVEEEAIEMLSSLLGLERGYGHIVSGGTEANILAVRAFRNLADVEKPELILPKSAHFSFIKAGEMLRVKLVWAELNEDYTVNVKDVESKITDNTIGIVGIAGTTGLGVVDDIPALSDLALDYGLPLHVDAAFGGFVIPFAKALGYDIPDFDFRLKGVKSITIDPHKMGMVPIPAGGIIFREKKYIDAISVLAPYLAGGRIWQATITGTRPGANALAVWAMIKHLGFEGYKEIVRKAMELSRWFAGELKKIPGVYLIREPVLNIVSFGTENLETVEEELKRRGWGISAHRGYIRIVLMPHVREEHLKEFLRDLRDVMMGV; encoded by the coding sequence ATGTTTCCAGAGCGGGGAGCGGGCGAGGAGGAAGTGCTGAGTGAGTTAAGGCGGAAAACCGCCGAAGATTTAACGTTCGACTCCGGAAGGATTCTCGGCTCCATGTGCACCTACCCCCACCCCTTTGCGATAAAGGTAATCACCGAGTTCATAGACAGAAACCTCGGAGACCCCGGGCTCCACGTGGGGAGCAGGAAAGTTGAGGAAGAGGCCATCGAGATGCTTTCCAGTCTTCTCGGCCTCGAAAGGGGCTACGGACACATAGTCTCCGGGGGTACCGAGGCGAACATCCTGGCCGTGAGGGCCTTCCGCAATTTAGCCGATGTTGAAAAACCAGAGCTGATTCTGCCAAAGAGCGCGCACTTCTCGTTCATCAAGGCCGGCGAGATGCTGAGGGTCAAGCTCGTGTGGGCGGAGCTCAACGAGGACTACACCGTCAACGTCAAGGACGTGGAGAGTAAGATTACGGACAACACCATTGGAATCGTCGGAATAGCCGGGACAACCGGCCTCGGAGTAGTGGACGACATCCCTGCGCTCAGCGATCTGGCTCTCGACTACGGGCTTCCACTCCACGTTGATGCCGCCTTTGGGGGCTTTGTCATTCCCTTCGCGAAGGCCCTCGGCTACGATATCCCGGACTTCGACTTTCGCTTGAAGGGCGTGAAGAGCATCACCATAGACCCCCACAAGATGGGCATGGTGCCGATTCCGGCCGGGGGAATAATCTTCAGGGAGAAGAAATACATAGACGCGATAAGCGTTCTGGCCCCTTACCTCGCGGGAGGAAGGATATGGCAGGCGACGATAACCGGGACGAGGCCGGGCGCAAACGCCTTGGCCGTCTGGGCGATGATAAAGCACCTCGGCTTCGAGGGCTACAAGGAAATCGTGAGAAAGGCTATGGAGCTGAGCCGGTGGTTCGCGGGCGAGCTGAAGAAAATCCCCGGCGTGTACCTGATACGCGAGCCCGTGCTCAACATCGTCTCCTTCGGCACGGAGAACCTCGAAACGGTGGAAGAGGAGCTGAAGAGAAGGGGCTGGGGAATCAGCGCCCACCGCGGCTACATCAGGATTGTCTTGATGCCCCACGTCAGGGAGGAGCACCTGAAGGAGTTTTTGAGGGATTTGAGAGACGTAATGATGGGAGTCTAA
- a CDS encoding cation:proton antiporter gives MEFLAALAVLLVTAKSLEWFFERFEIHPILAHVLTGIALGPFALGVVHPSEELRVLAEFGLIMMMLYMGLTSNFSAIAQNTKKAVVVATLGVAVSFVLGFLTVSFFGKGMAAAIFIGVTLGNTAIEVTSGVLVKERVKRVISSVLMGAAFADDILAVYLIGIVTAMAKGSLNLQAFGVLTLKIFSFIAATLLISEFVFKKAGWFRNIVRNLNVFFTFTLILTFLLAIIAENIGLNQIIGAYLAGLTISRLRERKDPLVVTRIKLNELIEDLQVVLTEFFIPLFFIYVGLMFNPPLNQVSLPLIAGLYVSAVLGKLIGCGLGAKLSGLSWDDSIAVGIGMGGRGSLELAILTFGLNAGLIDQGLFASVIIVSMLTALTTPVFFKAYLKRQKLKSLS, from the coding sequence GTGGAGTTCCTGGCTGCCCTTGCGGTTCTACTCGTTACCGCTAAGAGCCTCGAATGGTTTTTCGAGAGGTTTGAGATACACCCGATACTGGCGCATGTGCTCACCGGAATAGCCCTCGGGCCGTTTGCCCTTGGGGTAGTCCACCCAAGTGAGGAGCTCAGGGTTCTCGCGGAGTTCGGGCTGATAATGATGATGCTCTACATGGGGCTGACGAGCAACTTCTCGGCGATAGCCCAGAACACCAAGAAAGCTGTAGTCGTGGCGACCCTGGGAGTTGCGGTCTCCTTCGTGCTGGGGTTTCTTACAGTCTCCTTCTTCGGAAAGGGCATGGCAGCTGCCATATTCATCGGAGTTACCCTCGGAAACACGGCCATAGAGGTTACTAGCGGTGTCCTCGTCAAGGAGAGGGTGAAGAGGGTCATCTCCTCCGTACTCATGGGCGCCGCCTTCGCCGACGACATACTCGCCGTTTACCTCATCGGCATCGTCACGGCGATGGCGAAGGGGAGCCTCAACCTGCAGGCATTTGGAGTGCTCACCCTCAAGATATTCTCCTTTATAGCCGCAACCCTCCTCATCTCTGAGTTCGTCTTCAAGAAGGCCGGGTGGTTCAGGAACATCGTCAGGAACCTCAACGTGTTCTTCACGTTCACCCTCATACTGACCTTCCTGCTCGCCATAATAGCGGAGAACATCGGCCTCAACCAGATAATCGGCGCCTACCTCGCCGGTCTAACGATAAGCAGGCTCCGTGAGAGGAAAGACCCCCTGGTCGTAACTAGGATTAAGCTCAATGAGCTGATCGAAGACCTGCAGGTAGTCCTTACCGAGTTCTTCATCCCGCTCTTCTTCATCTATGTCGGCCTGATGTTCAACCCGCCCCTGAACCAGGTCAGCCTCCCGCTGATAGCCGGCCTCTACGTCTCGGCAGTCCTCGGAAAGCTTATCGGCTGCGGTCTCGGCGCAAAGCTTTCGGGCCTCAGCTGGGACGACTCCATAGCTGTCGGCATAGGAATGGGGGGCAGGGGAAGCCTTGAGCTGGCAATCCTGACCTTCGGCCTCAATGCCGGGCTGATAGACCAGGGCCTCTTCGCCAGCGTCATCATAGTCTCCATGCTGACGGCACTCACGACGCCGGTCTTCTTCAAGGCGTACCTCAAAAGGCAAAAGCTTAAATCATTATCCTGA
- a CDS encoding TIGR00304 family membrane protein, translating to MRGDTLIIAGIALIFIGFLLVFLGTLISALGGEGEVEGGGVIMIGPIPIVFGTNREAVTLVSILAVLLMVLWIIGALIARRG from the coding sequence ATGAGGGGGGATACGCTTATCATAGCGGGCATAGCCCTGATATTCATAGGGTTCCTTCTAGTGTTCCTGGGGACTCTGATTTCCGCCCTGGGAGGAGAAGGGGAAGTCGAGGGCGGAGGCGTGATAATGATAGGCCCCATTCCGATAGTCTTCGGCACGAACAGGGAAGCTGTCACACTGGTCTCGATTTTGGCAGTTCTGCTCATGGTGCTCTGGATAATTGGGGCCCTGATCGCAAGGAGGGGATGA
- a CDS encoding HAD family hydrolase produces the protein MLVLVDLDDTLCNTWEAGKRAMLRAIPFLLRRRKFRALFYFLTARYRGLEGLKRLHTLDLHELVEELFRGIYPGISGEELVEFSAFLENHFFRHLRLYEDALPFLRSLKGLGAKLVLVTDSSTNWQRKKLKVLGIEEYFDDVIISGETGHSKFEDYNFRLALERFPDSEVYVVGDRDETDMAGARAIGAVGILVRRGYFSGRKVRNADYVVKDLLEALEVIKREHKKRNQA, from the coding sequence ATGCTTGTGCTTGTTGACCTCGACGACACCCTCTGCAACACGTGGGAGGCCGGGAAAAGAGCAATGCTCCGCGCTATTCCCTTTCTCCTGCGCAGGCGCAAGTTCAGGGCGCTCTTCTACTTCCTCACTGCCAGGTATAGGGGGCTTGAGGGCCTTAAGAGGCTCCACACTCTCGACCTCCACGAGCTCGTGGAGGAGCTGTTTAGGGGGATATACCCCGGAATAAGTGGGGAGGAGCTTGTCGAGTTCTCGGCCTTCCTTGAAAATCACTTTTTCAGACATTTGAGGCTTTATGAAGATGCTCTTCCGTTTTTGAGGAGCCTTAAGGGGCTCGGCGCGAAGCTAGTTCTCGTCACTGACTCATCAACCAACTGGCAGAGGAAGAAGCTTAAAGTCCTCGGGATTGAGGAATACTTTGACGACGTAATCATAAGCGGTGAGACGGGACACAGCAAGTTTGAGGACTACAACTTCCGCCTCGCCCTGGAGAGGTTTCCAGACAGCGAAGTCTACGTCGTCGGCGACCGCGACGAGACCGACATGGCCGGTGCGAGGGCAATCGGGGCCGTTGGAATCCTCGTGAGGCGGGGCTACTTCAGCGGCAGGAAGGTCAGAAACGCCGACTACGTTGTTAAAGACCTTTTGGAGGCCCTGGAGGTGATTAAACGTGAGCATAAAAAGAGAAATCAAGCGTAA
- a CDS encoding diacylglycerol/polyprenol kinase family protein produces MSIKREIKRKALHITGLTVPAVYMAFGRDFTLAFVGLAFLLFVILEPFRVIEEWRDRIKKELGLYVSPDVLEKIELIENHIDEITREHERDRVAAHIYFAAASFIVVYFFPKEVAVGAIALATLGDALAAIVGKSLGRHRFSNGKSVEGSLAYFLAGLAVLTPLVGLPLAVAGSLTGTIAEFYNLPPDDNFSNQLAVALAVYLAGLVI; encoded by the coding sequence GTGAGCATAAAAAGAGAAATCAAGCGTAAAGCCCTCCATATTACCGGTCTAACCGTTCCTGCCGTTTACATGGCCTTTGGGAGGGACTTCACCCTCGCATTTGTCGGGCTTGCGTTCCTCCTGTTCGTGATTCTGGAGCCCTTCCGCGTGATTGAGGAGTGGAGGGACAGGATAAAGAAAGAGCTGGGCCTCTACGTCTCCCCGGATGTCCTTGAGAAAATAGAACTCATTGAAAACCACATCGACGAGATAACGAGGGAGCACGAGAGAGACCGCGTTGCCGCGCACATCTACTTCGCGGCGGCGTCCTTCATAGTGGTCTATTTCTTCCCGAAGGAGGTCGCGGTCGGCGCCATAGCCCTCGCGACCCTCGGAGATGCCCTCGCCGCCATAGTCGGGAAGAGTCTTGGCAGGCACCGCTTTTCAAACGGAAAGAGCGTTGAGGGGAGCCTCGCATACTTTCTCGCTGGTCTGGCAGTGCTCACTCCGCTCGTGGGCCTCCCGCTCGCGGTTGCCGGCTCTCTGACCGGGACGATAGCCGAGTTCTACAACCTCCCGCCCGACGACAACTTCTCTAACCAGCTCGCTGTGGCGCTGGCCGTTTACCTGGCGGGACTCGTTATCTGA
- a CDS encoding CARDB domain-containing protein — translation MRKTTAILLVFLLLLGLVHPTDSFVSAMYGTKTIDGNLNDWTASDLIAVGQDTGLAGANLDRLYVAWDDQYLYIAIKTNNTEHWNTVLGVGIDIDPGTGNGYVGADQDGDPSNGFEDIWWRNIGFGGGYAIDYELYFWYDSGNQRIGGGDFKHWNGNGWDDVGIGNVKYASSPDPSFGTVELAIPWEALGGRPEKIALIAWLAGDGAHSSAIDTLPVDPDVDYPTAGDGEWTDGDILTSLAEISVAPKTIDGDLNDWDTSDIVVVGHDNGLAGANLDKMYISWDDQYLYIAIKTNNTEKWWPDYGIAIDVDPGSGNGGTTDPWAKNIQFSGQFLPDYIIYAEAQNGEITWMGMHDWTGSGWGSMGNVKDIGDYAYVGGDQGIQTIEIKIPWSALGGKRSKFAIISWIAGNNDGDSAVDTLPIDPAIDYSNINSEWTDQDILTNMFLCEWFLMADLTASITGPTIAGLNRTTEYRVTVKNLGSLPASDAEVRAYVNDTLISNWTVDLGAGEERELTFTWKPNETGRYTLKVTVDEDNLIEEANEDNNVITMDVDVVWVGKIEVDGNPDDWPTAELSNNTYDVVSGTFIWKDAENDHRTDKDIYLSETDYTSSHADLTEVAVTKDDHYVYFLFKFRNMSNMKLGANGATFIAVPIDYRDGGKAGRFAGSMDTGSVIEWDIQMAVNLKCSGCTGDTAVMPAGNSVESMLYFIDPDNNIVTVNGAVVAVNLTANTVEVKVPVEVFGGATKFSFQVATGLSWGGGVWNFGDPFNDDDISDAVDVLSDKPTKDEVLDGYLDYYIKIETNGIVKEANAVDYTLVRRKMELQEFWGNFIALNRYYGVWHFKNDYERYLELREYFENATLPDEIAEKVREYEDTVTDLLKLYNEGKESIDKGNAAFGASLKIFRAYTGLKRVLKEMEALKVTVEEGNFEKLQHLEELSKNLTKTIDGNLDDWSVPQVAVDEAGYGQDGADLKALYVDYDDQFLYIALTTENRASWRIAYGISLDYKDGGYTGDQDSWGKKVSFSRGIDAQLYFFWNGEFFGDPGTSTITSAQLVLWNGTGWEYKDLQLVGFYAYTGGAEDGLQTLEIAIPWEALGVKPGEINIVAYVTGQGAGDSAVDSLPLQDAVKDTEPGQEWGDADTFTQFATVTTE, via the coding sequence ATGAGAAAAACAACTGCAATCCTGTTGGTTTTTCTGTTGCTGCTCGGTTTAGTGCATCCTACAGATAGTTTTGTAAGTGCCATGTACGGCACGAAGACTATAGATGGTAATCTAAACGACTGGACGGCAAGCGACCTAATAGCGGTCGGGCAGGACACCGGCCTTGCCGGGGCCAACCTTGACAGGCTTTACGTTGCCTGGGACGACCAGTACCTCTACATCGCGATAAAGACGAACAACACCGAACACTGGAACACCGTCCTCGGAGTTGGAATTGACATCGACCCCGGAACTGGGAACGGCTACGTCGGGGCCGACCAGGATGGCGACCCCTCGAACGGTTTTGAGGACATCTGGTGGCGGAACATCGGTTTCGGGGGAGGCTACGCAATAGACTACGAGCTCTACTTCTGGTACGACTCCGGGAACCAGAGAATCGGCGGTGGAGACTTCAAGCACTGGAACGGAAACGGCTGGGACGACGTTGGGATAGGAAACGTCAAGTACGCATCATCTCCGGACCCATCATTTGGAACGGTGGAGCTTGCAATCCCCTGGGAGGCCCTCGGCGGGCGCCCAGAGAAAATTGCTCTAATCGCCTGGCTCGCGGGAGATGGCGCCCACAGCTCGGCAATAGACACTCTCCCCGTTGATCCCGATGTTGATTACCCGACAGCTGGAGACGGAGAATGGACGGACGGAGACATACTCACTAGCCTCGCGGAAATCTCAGTCGCACCCAAGACTATAGATGGCGACCTGAACGACTGGGACACCTCCGACATCGTAGTTGTCGGACATGACAATGGGCTGGCTGGAGCTAACTTAGACAAGATGTACATCTCATGGGACGATCAGTATCTTTACATTGCGATAAAAACGAACAATACCGAAAAGTGGTGGCCAGACTATGGCATAGCCATCGATGTTGACCCCGGAAGTGGCAATGGTGGAACCACAGACCCCTGGGCGAAAAATATACAGTTCTCAGGACAGTTCCTCCCAGATTACATAATCTACGCTGAAGCTCAAAATGGCGAGATTACCTGGATGGGAATGCATGACTGGACTGGAAGCGGATGGGGAAGCATGGGTAACGTAAAAGACATCGGAGACTACGCTTATGTCGGAGGAGACCAAGGAATCCAGACCATAGAAATAAAAATACCCTGGTCAGCCCTCGGAGGAAAGCGTTCAAAGTTCGCAATAATTTCATGGATTGCAGGAAACAATGACGGAGACTCTGCAGTTGACACTCTTCCAATTGACCCCGCAATAGACTACTCAAACATAAACAGCGAATGGACAGACCAAGACATACTTACCAATATGTTTCTCTGTGAATGGTTCCTTATGGCAGACCTCACCGCCAGTATAACCGGCCCCACTATCGCGGGACTCAACAGAACGACCGAATACCGTGTCACCGTGAAGAACCTCGGTTCCCTTCCGGCCTCCGATGCTGAGGTCAGGGCCTACGTAAACGACACACTCATCTCCAACTGGACGGTAGACCTCGGTGCCGGAGAGGAGAGGGAGCTCACTTTCACGTGGAAACCAAACGAAACTGGCCGGTACACGCTGAAGGTTACGGTGGATGAGGACAACCTTATCGAGGAGGCCAACGAGGACAACAACGTCATCACAATGGACGTTGATGTGGTGTGGGTTGGAAAAATAGAGGTTGACGGCAACCCGGACGACTGGCCAACCGCAGAGCTGTCAAACAACACCTACGACGTAGTCAGCGGCACGTTCATCTGGAAGGACGCTGAGAACGACCACAGGACTGACAAAGACATCTATCTCTCAGAAACCGACTACACTTCAAGCCATGCAGACCTCACAGAGGTGGCCGTTACAAAGGACGACCACTACGTCTACTTCCTCTTCAAGTTCAGAAACATGAGCAACATGAAGCTCGGAGCAAACGGAGCAACGTTCATAGCCGTCCCCATAGACTACAGGGACGGTGGAAAAGCCGGGCGTTTCGCGGGTAGCATGGACACGGGTTCGGTTATAGAGTGGGACATCCAGATGGCGGTTAACCTCAAGTGCTCGGGATGCACCGGCGACACCGCTGTAATGCCCGCGGGCAACAGCGTTGAGTCCATGCTGTACTTCATAGACCCTGACAACAACATAGTCACAGTGAATGGGGCAGTCGTTGCCGTAAACCTCACCGCGAACACAGTTGAGGTCAAGGTTCCGGTGGAGGTCTTCGGTGGAGCGACCAAGTTCAGCTTCCAGGTTGCCACCGGCCTAAGCTGGGGAGGTGGAGTCTGGAACTTTGGAGACCCCTTCAACGACGACGACATCAGCGACGCCGTTGACGTGCTGAGCGACAAGCCTACAAAGGATGAAGTCCTTGACGGATACCTCGACTACTACATCAAAATCGAGACCAACGGTATAGTCAAGGAGGCAAACGCCGTAGACTACACCCTAGTGCGCAGGAAAATGGAGCTGCAGGAGTTCTGGGGTAACTTCATCGCCCTAAACAGGTACTACGGAGTCTGGCACTTCAAGAACGACTACGAGCGCTACCTTGAGCTCCGCGAGTACTTCGAGAACGCGACCCTCCCAGATGAAATCGCGGAGAAAGTCAGGGAATATGAAGACACCGTAACAGACCTCCTCAAACTCTACAACGAGGGCAAGGAGAGCATTGATAAAGGAAACGCCGCTTTCGGAGCCTCACTCAAGATATTCCGCGCATACACTGGGCTGAAGAGAGTACTCAAGGAAATGGAAGCTCTAAAGGTGACGGTTGAAGAGGGCAACTTCGAAAAGCTCCAGCACCTCGAGGAGCTCTCCAAGAACCTCACAAAGACCATAGACGGAAACCTAGACGACTGGAGCGTTCCGCAGGTGGCCGTTGATGAGGCCGGCTATGGACAGGACGGAGCAGACCTCAAGGCCCTCTACGTTGACTACGACGACCAGTTCCTCTACATAGCCCTAACAACCGAGAACAGGGCCTCCTGGAGGATTGCCTACGGCATCTCGCTGGACTACAAGGACGGCGGCTACACCGGAGACCAGGACTCCTGGGGCAAGAAGGTCAGCTTCAGCAGGGGAATAGACGCTCAGCTGTACTTCTTCTGGAACGGAGAATTCTTCGGAGACCCCGGAACCAGCACGATAACCAGCGCCCAGCTCGTCCTCTGGAATGGAACCGGCTGGGAGTACAAGGACCTCCAGTTAGTGGGGTTCTACGCCTACACCGGCGGAGCAGAAGACGGCCTCCAGACCCTTGAGATAGCGATTCCGTGGGAAGCCCTCGGCGTCAAGCCAGGAGAGATAAACATTGTCGCCTACGTCACCGGACAGGGCGCCGGCGACTCGGCGGTTGACTCGCTACCGCTCCAGGACGCGGTCAAGGACACCGAGCCAGGCCAGGAGTGGGGCGACGCGGATACATTCACCCAGTTCGCCACGGTCACCACAGAGTGA
- a CDS encoding alpha-amylase/4-alpha-glucanotransferase domain-containing protein, with protein MVNFIFGIHNHQPLGNFGWVFESAYERSYRPFMETLEEYPNMKVAAHYSGPLLEWLAENKPEHIDLLRSLVKRGQLEIVVAGFYEPVLAAIPKEDRIEQIKLLKDFAKKLGYDARGVWLTERVWQPELVKSLREAGIDYVIVDDYHFMSAGLSREELYWPYYTEDGGEVITVFPIDEKLRYLIPFRPVEKTIEYLHSLDDGDESKVTVFHDDGEKFGVWPGTYEWVYEKGWLREFFDRVSSDERINLTLYSEYLKRFKPKGLVYLPIASYFEMSEWSLPAKQAKLFVEFVEKLKEGGQFERYRIFVRGGIWKNFFFKYPESNYMHKRMLMVSKLVRENPEARHFVLKAQCNDAYWHGVFGGVYLPHLRRAIWENIIKANSHVSTGSFVRDIDFDGRDEVFLENGNFYAVFKPAYGGALFELSSKRKAVNYNDVLMRRWEHYHEVPEAATPEEESEEGVASIHELGRQIPEEIRRELAYDSYLRAILQDHFLDLETTLDEYRLNRYVELGDFLAGAYDYSLFEGGVALERDGTVAGKPARVEKTFHMTEDGFVVDYAVRSDVKALFGVELNLAVHSVMEEPAEFEADKFEVNDPYGIGKVAIELDKKARVWKFPIKTLSQSESGWDFIQQGVSYTVLFPVGGELRFRLSFRER; from the coding sequence ATGGTGAACTTTATCTTTGGAATCCACAACCACCAGCCCTTGGGAAACTTTGGCTGGGTCTTTGAGAGTGCTTATGAAAGGTCGTACAGGCCCTTCATGGAGACACTGGAAGAGTACCCGAACATGAAGGTCGCGGCCCACTACTCCGGCCCGCTCCTTGAGTGGCTAGCCGAAAACAAGCCCGAGCACATAGACCTCCTCAGGAGCCTCGTGAAGAGGGGACAGCTTGAGATAGTCGTTGCCGGCTTCTACGAACCGGTACTCGCGGCCATCCCGAAGGAGGACAGGATAGAGCAGATAAAGCTCCTCAAGGACTTCGCAAAGAAGCTCGGCTACGACGCAAGGGGTGTCTGGCTCACAGAGCGCGTCTGGCAGCCAGAGCTCGTTAAGAGCCTCCGCGAGGCTGGGATTGACTACGTCATCGTTGATGACTACCACTTCATGAGCGCCGGCCTGAGCAGGGAGGAGCTCTACTGGCCCTACTACACCGAGGACGGGGGAGAGGTCATAACGGTCTTCCCGATAGACGAGAAGCTCCGCTACTTAATCCCGTTCAGACCGGTCGAGAAGACTATAGAGTACCTCCACAGCCTCGACGACGGTGATGAGAGCAAGGTCACGGTTTTCCACGACGACGGCGAGAAGTTCGGTGTCTGGCCTGGAACGTACGAGTGGGTCTACGAGAAGGGCTGGCTCAGGGAGTTCTTTGACAGGGTCTCAAGCGACGAGAGGATAAACCTCACCCTCTACTCGGAGTACCTCAAGAGGTTCAAACCAAAGGGTCTCGTCTATCTACCCATAGCTTCTTACTTCGAGATGAGCGAGTGGTCGCTCCCGGCCAAGCAGGCTAAGCTCTTCGTCGAGTTCGTCGAGAAGCTGAAGGAGGGGGGACAGTTCGAGCGCTACCGCATATTCGTCCGCGGCGGAATCTGGAAGAACTTCTTCTTCAAGTACCCGGAGAGCAACTACATGCACAAGCGCATGCTCATGGTGAGCAAGCTGGTGAGGGAAAACCCTGAGGCCAGGCACTTCGTCCTCAAGGCCCAGTGCAATGACGCCTACTGGCACGGCGTCTTCGGTGGCGTCTACCTGCCTCACCTTAGGAGGGCCATCTGGGAGAACATCATCAAGGCCAACAGCCACGTTTCCACCGGAAGCTTCGTGAGGGATATTGACTTCGACGGTCGCGATGAGGTCTTCCTTGAGAACGGGAACTTCTACGCGGTCTTCAAGCCCGCCTACGGTGGAGCCCTCTTCGAGCTCAGCTCCAAGAGGAAGGCAGTCAACTACAACGACGTGCTCATGAGGCGCTGGGAGCACTACCACGAGGTTCCTGAGGCGGCCACGCCGGAGGAGGAGAGCGAAGAGGGTGTTGCTAGCATACACGAGCTCGGCAGGCAGATACCTGAGGAGATCAGGCGCGAATTAGCGTACGACAGCTACCTTAGGGCTATCCTCCAGGATCACTTCCTCGACCTGGAGACCACCCTCGACGAGTACCGCCTCAACAGGTACGTTGAGCTCGGTGACTTCCTTGCTGGCGCCTACGACTACAGCCTCTTCGAAGGCGGTGTCGCCCTTGAGCGCGACGGCACCGTCGCAGGGAAACCTGCGAGGGTCGAGAAGACCTTCCACATGACTGAGGACGGCTTCGTCGTGGACTACGCCGTGAGGAGCGACGTAAAAGCTCTCTTCGGCGTCGAGCTTAACTTAGCCGTCCACAGCGTCATGGAGGAGCCCGCTGAATTCGAGGCAGATAAGTTCGAGGTGAACGACCCGTACGGCATCGGAAAGGTCGCCATAGAGCTCGACAAAAAGGCGAGAGTGTGGAAGTTCCCGATAAAGACCCTCAGCCAGAGCGAGAGCGGCTGGGACTTCATCCAGCAGGGCGTCAGCTACACGGTGCTCTTCCCGGTCGGGGGGGAGCTGAGGTTCAGGCTCTCCTTCAGAGAACGCTAG
- a CDS encoding DUF257 family protein gives MLGNVINGLWDSLKPGEIVLIERTDVKDQYFGLHHLITWGLSKGYTVLVVDVIDSLHLIKAKAKLAGFDGETFENVNVIKIGGKIKNGNVVAWISDLSEPVILMGKFKEAYEKFVEENAPVLTIALGIEKLFATSEVVPKNVHLLLSLLAQYVGNEDRLAVHLIKTSLLDESRKFLLGLLEDVATTVIRVSSLGRMSEFNVVKSIRKDMEGVSLRV, from the coding sequence ATGCTCGGGAACGTCATCAACGGCCTATGGGATTCACTAAAGCCGGGGGAAATCGTGCTGATAGAGAGAACGGACGTTAAAGACCAGTACTTTGGGTTGCACCACCTCATAACCTGGGGACTTTCCAAAGGATACACAGTTCTCGTTGTTGATGTCATTGATTCCCTGCACCTCATAAAGGCCAAGGCCAAGCTGGCAGGCTTCGATGGCGAGACGTTTGAGAACGTCAACGTCATAAAGATAGGAGGGAAAATAAAGAACGGAAATGTCGTTGCCTGGATAAGCGACCTCAGCGAACCTGTCATACTGATGGGAAAGTTTAAAGAGGCGTACGAGAAGTTCGTGGAGGAAAACGCACCCGTTCTAACGATAGCCTTGGGTATCGAGAAGCTCTTCGCGACTTCAGAGGTGGTGCCCAAAAACGTTCATCTGCTCCTCAGCCTCCTAGCCCAATACGTTGGAAACGAGGACAGGCTGGCGGTTCACCTCATCAAGACGTCCCTGCTAGATGAGAGCAGAAAGTTTCTCCTGGGGCTCTTGGAAGACGTTGCCACGACGGTCATTAGGGTGTCGTCCCTGGGAAGAATGTCGGAGTTCAACGTCGTCAAGTCAATAAGAAAGGACATGGAGGGGGTCTCCCTCAGGGTCTAG